A segment of the Ruegeria sp. AD91A genome:
GACGGCAATGGCGTCAACGCCCTTCCCCACCACCAGTGGAATCATGATCGGGATAAAGGCAAACGATGTTCCCTGCACGATAGGCAGCCGGGCACCGACCGGGCCCATGCCAACAGATTGAAACAACGTGGCGACACCCGCAAAGAACATCGACATCTGGATCATATAGATCATCTGCGGGAAATCGGGGCTGTTCGAGCCAAAACCGAAACCAGCCGCACCACAAACGATAATGGCTGGCGTGACGTTTGACACGAACATCGCCAGTACATGCTGAATTCCCAGTGGCACTGCCTTTAGCAGCGGCGGAGTATAATTCGGATCGCGGAGTTGTTCCGGCGTTCCGATGGATGCATCTGACATTTGGTCTTTCCTCCCTTGAAGTTCGCAGCCGGCTCCTCACCCTGCAACGCACCTCATTCTGTGATTTCAAAAGCCTCCCCGAACCAATGCTCTTCGAGGTTGGTCCCGGATCCAATTCGGTCGACCACCGCAAAAAGTCCGGGCGCATGAAGCGGGATCAGAACGCCATGCCAAGTGTTGCGATGATAATTCACACCCTGTCCGGGCGCTGTTTTGAAGGCGATTGGCTGTCCCGGCGTGCCGTCTTCATCCGGGGCCACAACCACGACAAAAGGTTTATCCGACAAAGGCAAAAAAGCCTGGCTGCCATCAGGATGGCGTTCCACCATTTCCAATTTGATCGGCAAGCAGAAGACTTCGGACTGAAACACGCTGATACCCGCGTGCCCATCATGGAAATCCAACGCGGCCCGGTCGTGATAGCGCGCGCATTTACCCTGATTAATGAGTTTGTCCACCTGGCCAGCCGCCTCGATGACATCGCCGAAAGGTGCAAATGCCTCTGACGTCAAAGGTCGGAGCTTCAAGACAGCCGTCATTCCGCGAACTTCTCAATCAGGCGCAATTCGGCAATGCGCTCAACCTGACGGCAGGCTTCGGCAAATTCCCTGTCACGGTCATTGTCGACACGACGGCGAAAGGCTTCCAGAATGCTGGCTTTCGTGTTGTCCTTGACCGCGATGATGAAGGGAAAGCCAAACTTGGTTGTGTAGGCTTCGTTCAACGCCGTGAACGTCGCGCGCTCTTCATCGGTCAGCATGTCCAGGCCCGCACCGGCCTGTTCCGCAGTACTTTCCTTGGTCAGGCGGCCGGCGGCGGCCAGCTTGCCCGCCAGGTCCGGGTGGGCTGTCAGAACGCCAAGGCGCTGCTCGGACGAGGCAGAACGGAATATACGCGCCAGCGCGTTGTGGACACCAGCAGCATTGTCATGCGTCGGGCCCAATTCCAGTTTATACGCACCTTCGGCAATCCACGGGCTGTGCTCGAACACGCCACCGAATTCTGACACAAAGGTTGGTCGATCCATTTCGGA
Coding sequences within it:
- a CDS encoding ureidoglycolate lyase, whose product is MTAVLKLRPLTSEAFAPFGDVIEAAGQVDKLINQGKCARYHDRAALDFHDGHAGISVFQSEVFCLPIKLEMVERHPDGSQAFLPLSDKPFVVVVAPDEDGTPGQPIAFKTAPGQGVNYHRNTWHGVLIPLHAPGLFAVVDRIGSGTNLEEHWFGEAFEITE